In the genome of Halarsenatibacter silvermanii, one region contains:
- the pruA gene encoding L-glutamate gamma-semialdehyde dehydrogenase, which produces MGNNKIFELERPENEPVLDYAPGSEKRQELKEELARLREQDPIEIPLYIGGEEVKTGDLVDIRCPHDHSILLARYHRAGAEEAEMAVEAALEAKKSWNQLDWEDRVSIFERAASLLSGPWRATVNASTMLGQSKSAHQAEIDSACELIDFLRFNNYFLSQLYSNQPASTETEINMIEYRPLEGFVFAVTPFNFTSIAGNLPGAPAVCGNTAVWKPASSAIYSNYYYFKLLQEAGLPAGVINFLPGKGREIGPVILGSEELAGVHFTGSTSTFREIWSQVGQNIENYRDYPRLVGETGGKDFVIAHESADPDELMTALIRGAYEYQGQKCSAISRSYIPEDYWSDMEEELLQKIDNLTMGDVEDFSNFVNAVIDEAAFEKITEYIEDAREADEAEIICGGDYDDSEGYFIEPTVILAHSPRYRTMREEIFGPVLTIYLYDEESFAEILEICDETSPYGLTGAIFARDRQAVDLAREKLTYAAGNFYINDKPTGAVVGRQPFGGARASGTNDKAGSRWNLMRWLSPRTIKENLRPPRDHGYPFLDEE; this is translated from the coding sequence ATGGGCAATAACAAAATTTTCGAGCTGGAAAGACCGGAAAACGAGCCGGTTCTCGATTATGCTCCCGGCAGCGAAAAACGACAGGAGCTGAAGGAGGAGCTGGCCAGGCTCAGAGAACAGGATCCGATCGAGATTCCCCTCTACATCGGGGGAGAAGAGGTAAAAACGGGCGATCTGGTCGATATAAGATGCCCGCATGATCACAGCATTCTGCTGGCCCGCTACCATCGGGCCGGGGCCGAAGAGGCCGAGATGGCCGTAGAAGCTGCGCTCGAGGCTAAAAAAAGCTGGAACCAGCTTGACTGGGAGGACAGGGTCAGTATCTTCGAGCGGGCCGCTTCTCTGCTTTCAGGACCCTGGCGGGCGACGGTGAATGCCTCGACCATGCTGGGACAGAGCAAGAGCGCCCATCAGGCCGAGATCGATTCTGCCTGCGAATTGATCGACTTTCTCCGCTTCAACAATTATTTTTTGAGCCAGCTTTACAGCAATCAGCCCGCTTCTACCGAGACCGAGATCAACATGATCGAATACAGACCGCTCGAGGGGTTTGTATTTGCGGTCACACCCTTTAATTTTACCTCTATAGCCGGAAATCTGCCCGGAGCGCCGGCGGTCTGCGGAAATACAGCAGTCTGGAAGCCCGCTTCTTCTGCCATCTATTCCAACTACTATTATTTTAAGCTTCTGCAGGAAGCCGGCCTGCCGGCTGGAGTAATCAACTTTCTGCCGGGCAAAGGCAGGGAGATAGGACCTGTAATTCTGGGCAGCGAAGAGCTGGCCGGAGTCCACTTCACGGGATCAACATCAACCTTTCGGGAGATATGGAGCCAGGTCGGCCAGAATATCGAAAATTATCGCGACTATCCCCGTCTGGTGGGCGAGACTGGCGGCAAGGATTTCGTCATCGCCCACGAGAGCGCCGATCCCGATGAGCTGATGACCGCCCTTATCAGAGGAGCCTATGAATATCAGGGGCAGAAGTGCTCGGCCATCTCCAGGTCCTATATTCCCGAGGATTACTGGAGCGATATGGAGGAGGAGCTTCTGCAGAAGATAGATAATCTGACGATGGGCGATGTCGAGGATTTCAGCAATTTCGTCAATGCCGTGATAGATGAAGCTGCCTTCGAGAAGATCACCGAATATATAGAGGACGCCCGGGAGGCCGACGAAGCTGAAATAATCTGCGGCGGAGATTATGATGACAGCGAGGGCTATTTTATCGAGCCGACAGTGATTCTGGCGCACTCTCCCCGCTACCGGACGATGCGCGAGGAGATATTCGGTCCGGTGCTGACCATCTATCTTTACGATGAGGAAAGTTTTGCGGAGATACTCGAGATCTGCGATGAAACCTCACCTTATGGCCTTACCGGAGCAATATTCGCCCGTGATCGGCAGGCTGTCGATCTGGCCCGCGAGAAGCTCACCTATGCGGCCGGCAACTTTTATATAAATGACAAACCCACCGGTGCTGTGGTCGGCCGACAACCCTTCGGCGGTGCCCGGGCTTCAGGTACCAACGACAAAGCCGGCAGCCGCTGGAATTTGATGCGCTGGCTTTCGCCCAGAACCATCAAGGAAAATCTGCGTCCTCCCCGGGATCATGGCTATCCCTTCCTGGATGAAGAATAA
- a CDS encoding vitamin B12-dependent ribonucleotide reductase, which produces MERRKEIELSENAEQILKARYLKKNGDGELIETPEEMFYRVARNIAEANQKYDEPVEPAAQKFYDVMTALEFLPNSPTLMNADNDLQQLSACFVLPVEDSMEDIFEAIKNAALIHKSGGGTGFSFSRLRPRDDRVRSTGGVASGPVSFMHVFDAATDTVKQGGKRRGANMGVLRVDHPDIREFISCKEDEDELNNFNISVALTENFMKAVESGGTYELINPRTEEAVASENAREIFEMVVERAHGNGEPGIIFLDRINEDNPTPALGDIESTNPCGEQPLLPYEACNLGSINLSRMVKGEPGQAGIDYDKLEETTRTAVRFLDNVIDMNEFPLAEIEEMVRGNRKIGLGVMGYSDMLLKLGLPYDSKPAVNTAREIMEFIRETARSESHRLAEKRGPFPNYQDSIYDKPYRNATTTTIAPTGSISILADTSSGIEPIFALCYERNVLDDTLIEVHPVFKEMAEKRGILSDELIDSLTGRNSIQDMEKIPRDIRDIFVTAHDISPEWHVRTQAAFQENVDNAVSKTVNFRNDATIDDVREVYRLAYELGCKGVTIYRDGSRSEQVLTTDDSQQKPAEKSGLTKRERPQITVGTTEKTEIGCGKLYITINSDDVGICEVFTTTGKGGGCHAQSEAISRLASLALRSGVALEEISRQLKGIRCEAAMISEEVHNLSCPDAIGRALEDFAEKTDRDEINLDDILHNSEIVKQKAARAAAGGEDDRGENSEPEFSGYQPARLSQERTCPDCDSQLESDGGCVVCRSCGWSRCG; this is translated from the coding sequence ATGGAACGCAGGAAAGAAATCGAACTGAGCGAAAATGCCGAACAGATACTCAAAGCCCGTTATCTGAAAAAAAATGGCGATGGCGAATTGATAGAAACTCCAGAAGAGATGTTTTACCGGGTGGCCCGAAACATAGCCGAAGCCAATCAAAAATATGATGAACCGGTCGAACCGGCCGCCCAAAAATTTTATGACGTCATGACAGCGCTCGAGTTTTTGCCCAACTCCCCCACGCTTATGAACGCTGATAATGATCTGCAGCAGTTGAGCGCCTGTTTTGTACTGCCCGTGGAGGACAGCATGGAAGATATTTTCGAGGCCATAAAAAATGCTGCCCTGATCCATAAGAGCGGGGGCGGCACCGGCTTCAGCTTTTCCCGTCTGCGCCCCAGAGATGACCGCGTGCGCTCGACCGGCGGCGTCGCCAGCGGGCCGGTTTCCTTTATGCACGTCTTCGATGCTGCTACCGACACCGTCAAGCAGGGCGGCAAAAGGCGCGGCGCCAACATGGGAGTTTTGAGAGTGGATCATCCCGACATCCGCGAATTCATTTCCTGCAAGGAAGATGAGGATGAGCTCAATAACTTCAATATCTCAGTGGCCCTGACCGAGAATTTTATGAAGGCAGTCGAATCCGGAGGAACCTACGAGCTTATCAATCCCCGCACCGAAGAGGCGGTGGCCAGCGAAAACGCCCGGGAGATATTCGAGATGGTTGTCGAAAGGGCCCACGGCAACGGAGAGCCGGGGATAATATTCCTCGACCGCATCAATGAGGACAATCCCACTCCCGCCCTGGGCGATATTGAGAGCACCAACCCCTGCGGCGAGCAGCCGCTTTTGCCCTACGAAGCCTGCAACCTGGGTTCTATCAACCTCTCCCGCATGGTTAAAGGTGAGCCGGGTCAGGCCGGGATAGATTATGATAAACTGGAGGAAACCACCCGTACCGCTGTGAGGTTTCTGGACAACGTCATAGACATGAACGAATTTCCCCTGGCCGAGATCGAGGAGATGGTCCGGGGAAACCGCAAGATAGGTCTGGGAGTTATGGGCTACAGCGATATGCTGCTCAAACTGGGACTGCCCTATGACAGCAAACCGGCGGTGAACACCGCCCGCGAAATTATGGAGTTTATACGCGAGACAGCCCGTTCTGAATCCCACCGGCTGGCGGAAAAACGCGGTCCCTTTCCCAACTATCAGGACAGCATCTACGACAAACCCTACCGCAACGCCACCACGACGACTATTGCTCCCACCGGCTCTATCAGCATCCTGGCCGACACCAGCAGCGGCATCGAGCCTATCTTTGCCCTCTGCTATGAGCGCAACGTGCTGGATGACACCCTGATCGAGGTTCATCCTGTTTTTAAAGAGATGGCGGAAAAGCGGGGCATATTGAGCGATGAGCTGATCGACAGCCTGACCGGTCGGAACTCGATCCAGGATATGGAGAAAATCCCCCGCGATATCAGAGATATCTTCGTCACCGCTCATGATATCAGTCCCGAATGGCATGTGAGAACTCAGGCGGCTTTCCAGGAAAACGTCGATAATGCGGTGAGCAAAACCGTCAACTTCAGAAATGATGCCACCATCGATGATGTGCGCGAGGTCTATCGACTGGCCTACGAGCTGGGCTGTAAGGGTGTTACCATCTACCGCGACGGCAGCCGCTCCGAACAGGTACTGACCACAGATGATTCGCAGCAAAAACCGGCCGAAAAATCCGGTCTCACCAAACGAGAAAGACCTCAAATCACAGTGGGAACCACCGAGAAGACGGAGATCGGCTGCGGCAAACTTTATATTACCATCAACTCAGATGATGTCGGTATCTGTGAGGTCTTTACCACCACCGGCAAGGGCGGCGGCTGTCATGCTCAGTCGGAAGCTATCAGCAGGCTGGCTTCGCTGGCTCTGCGCAGCGGGGTGGCCTTAGAGGAGATAAGCAGACAGCTCAAGGGAATTCGCTGTGAGGCGGCCATGATCAGCGAAGAAGTTCATAACCTCTCCTGTCCCGATGCCATAGGTCGGGCCCTGGAGGATTTTGCCGAAAAAACCGATCGGGACGAGATAAATCTCGATGATATCCTGCACAACTCGGAGATTGTAAAGCAGAAAGCCGCCCGCGCTGCCGCCGGGGGCGAAGATGACAGAGGTGAAAATTCGGAACCTGAATTTTCCGGTTATCAACCCGCCCGTCTCTCACAGGAGCGGACCTGCCCCGACTGCGACAGCCAGCTCGAAAGCGATGGAGGCTGCGTGGTCTGCCGCAGCTGCGGCTGGTCCCGCTGCGGTTAA
- a CDS encoding NAD(P)/FAD-dependent oxidoreductase produces the protein MVDTAEAVIIGGGVVGLATAFNLAHQGRDDIVVLEKSYPGSGATGRCGAGIRQQWGTEMNCRLARGSMDIFENLEARLGYEDDIGLKQKGYLLLAFSKEEMEQFRRNIELQRSLDIPSREVSPEEAEELVPHLNTRRVVGGAFCPTDGHADPFKVVDAYVKACRRAGVDVRTYTRALDIELDDSGRVAAVITEDGKISTRQVVNAAGGRAGQVGEMVGLDLPVKSERHEILVTERSEPIQGPMVMSFSYNIYCQQTPKGPFVMGFGDPDEPESLNINSSWHFLEEMAEKAVNLLPPLAELRVLRQWAGLYCLTPDHQPIIDQPEEVPGFYMAVGFSGHGFMIAPMTAIILAEMMTDQKPRLDLDLELKRFERGDLILEPSVV, from the coding sequence CAGGGCCGCGATGATATCGTGGTGCTGGAAAAATCCTATCCGGGCAGCGGCGCCACCGGGCGCTGCGGAGCCGGCATCCGCCAGCAGTGGGGAACCGAGATGAACTGCCGGCTGGCCCGGGGCAGCATGGATATCTTTGAAAACCTGGAGGCCAGGCTCGGTTATGAGGATGATATCGGTCTCAAGCAGAAGGGTTACCTGCTTTTGGCCTTTTCGAAGGAAGAGATGGAACAGTTTCGTCGGAATATAGAGCTGCAGAGAAGCCTGGATATTCCCTCCCGGGAAGTCAGTCCGGAAGAGGCTGAAGAGCTGGTTCCTCATCTCAACACCCGCCGGGTGGTCGGGGGAGCTTTCTGCCCGACCGATGGCCATGCCGACCCTTTCAAAGTGGTGGATGCATATGTAAAGGCCTGCCGGAGAGCAGGGGTGGATGTCAGAACCTATACACGGGCTCTGGATATCGAGCTGGATGATTCGGGCCGGGTGGCAGCAGTGATCACCGAGGACGGCAAAATAAGCACACGCCAGGTGGTTAATGCCGCCGGAGGCAGGGCCGGTCAGGTGGGTGAGATGGTCGGACTCGATCTGCCTGTCAAATCCGAAAGACACGAGATTCTTGTCACCGAGCGGTCCGAACCGATACAGGGCCCGATGGTCATGTCTTTTTCCTATAATATTTACTGCCAGCAGACCCCTAAAGGGCCTTTTGTCATGGGGTTTGGGGATCCGGACGAGCCCGAGAGCCTAAACATAAATTCGAGCTGGCATTTTCTGGAGGAGATGGCGGAAAAAGCGGTCAACCTGCTGCCGCCGCTGGCCGAACTCAGAGTGCTGCGTCAGTGGGCCGGGCTTTATTGTCTCACACCCGATCATCAGCCCATAATCGATCAGCCCGAGGAGGTACCCGGCTTTTACATGGCGGTCGGTTTCAGCGGGCACGGCTTTATGATAGCGCCCATGACGGCTATAATTCTGGCCGAAATGATGACCGATCAAAAGCCGCGGCTCGATCTGGACCTCGAGTTAAAGAGGTTTGAGCGGGGTGATCTAATCCTGGAGCCTTCCGTGGTATGA